DNA sequence from the Cellulophaga sp. HaHaR_3_176 genome:
GTGATTCAGATGTTTTAAACCCTATAAGTAGTTATAGTGTTACAAGTGGTTTTTCATCATCTTCTACGCCTTGGGTTCTGGCTATGTATTTTCCAAACATAGGTTCACAAAAAAAGTATGTTGAGAAAGTCACTATTTTTTTTCAAAAGAATCCGAAATTCAAAAGAGAGTCAGCAAAATTTAGAATTAGGTTGTATAATGTAGATCCTAAAACAAAACAACCTACTAATGATATTTTATATAAGAGTATTATACTAGAAACTGAAAAAGGTAAAGATTACGCTTCTATAGACTTAACTAGTTTAGGTTTGAAAATGTCACAACAAGGAGTTTATGTAGGTTTAGAATGGCTTTTTGTACCCCATAACTGGTATAAGAATTCGGAAAAACATAATATAACAAACAAAGTGGTGGTTGAAGATAGGTTCGCTCCAACTTTTGGAGGCATGTATACCAAAAATCAAAACTATAAAGTAATGGTGTATGGTATGGGTAAATGGACAGATTTCGTTGTAAAATCTAAAGATAAATCTAAAAACTTTATACCAGCTATGAGTTTAAAGTTGTCGAAAAAATAAAATAAAGATGCTTTTATGAAGATAATTTGTATAGGAAGAAATTATACCGCACATATTGAAGAATTGCAAAATGAAAGACCTGAGGAGCCTGTTGTTTTCATAAAACCAGACTCATCGGTTTTGCCAAAAGAACAGGATTTTTATATTCCAGAATTTTCGAATGATGTTCATTACGAAGTTGAAGTTTTGGTTAAAATTAAAAAAGTAGGAAAACATATTGAGCCTGAATTTGCAAAAAACTATTATGATGAAATTGGATTGGGTATTGACTTTACAGCTAGAGACCTTCAGCAAAAATTAAAAGAAAAAGGTTTGCCTTGGGAAAAAGCAAAGGGGTTTGATGGGGCAACTGTTGTTGGAAAGTGGCTTCCTAAAACAAATTTTAAAAATATTGATGATATAAACTTCTGTCTTTTAAAAAATAACAAAACTGTACAGACCGGTAATACTAGTCTGATGCTTTGGAA
Encoded proteins:
- a CDS encoding carboxypeptidase-like regulatory domain-containing protein; the protein is MRILIFLLIIVGPLNAQEIYFDGIVYDSKSKETIPFVNLSFLNTLKGTSSDEEGHFFMDLPSSFLEKQVHISSLGYKDTVVDAQQIFKTKKINLIPESFELNEVVVSQTLGDSDVLNPISSYSVTSGFSSSSTPWVLAMYFPNIGSQKKYVEKVTIFFQKNPKFKRESAKFRIRLYNVDPKTKQPTNDILYKSIILETEKGKDYASIDLTSLGLKMSQQGVYVGLEWLFVPHNWYKNSEKHNITNKVVVEDRFAPTFGGMYTKNQNYKVMVYGMGKWTDFVVKSKDKSKNFIPAMSLKLSKK
- a CDS encoding fumarylacetoacetate hydrolase family protein — encoded protein: MKIICIGRNYTAHIEELQNERPEEPVVFIKPDSSVLPKEQDFYIPEFSNDVHYEVEVLVKIKKVGKHIEPEFAKNYYDEIGLGIDFTARDLQQKLKEKGLPWEKAKGFDGATVVGKWLPKTNFKNIDDINFCLLKNNKTVQTGNTSLMLWKIDEIIAYVSTFFTLKKGDIIFTGTPSGVGKIETNDYLSGTIEGEELFNLNIK